One part of the Vitis riparia cultivar Riparia Gloire de Montpellier isolate 1030 chromosome 6, EGFV_Vit.rip_1.0, whole genome shotgun sequence genome encodes these proteins:
- the LOC117916179 gene encoding 50S ribosomal protein L4, chloroplastic isoform X2 — translation MATTATSPSISFFSSSIFGSSSRQNPNFLSTFKPNSFLKPLKPLSVRSDLVAIPILSFTGEKVGETQLNLKSAPLDTARAVVHRGIITDLQNRRRGTASTLTRGEVRGGGKKPYPQKKTGRARRGSQRTPLRPGGGVVFGPKPRDWSIKINRKEKRLAISTAMSSAAVNTIVVEDFSDKFDKPKTKEFISAMKRWGIDPKEKSMFLMTEVPDNVRLSSRNIGTLKMLTPRTLNLFDILNSDKLVLTQETVDYLNRMYAVEAIGEEADDEEEYEDGDEGLEAADENSDVTE, via the exons ATGGCGACCACGGCAACGTCGCCGTCGATTTCATTCTTCTCATCCTCAATCTTCGGAAGCTCCTCTCGCCAGAACCCTAATTTCCTCTCTACATTCAAACCTAATTCTTTTCTCAAACCCCTCAAACCTCTCTCTGTTCGCTCCGACCTCGTCGCCATTCCCATACTCTCTTTCACAGGAGAAAAAGTTGGCGAGACTCAACTCAATCTCAAATCTGCTCCTCTCGACACTGCCCGCGCCGTCGTCCACCGTGGCATCATCACCGACCTGCAAAACCGCCGCCGCGGCACCGCCTCCACCCTCACCCGCGGAGAGGTCCGGGGAGGCGGCAAAAAGCCCTACCCCCAGAAGAAGACCGGCCGCGCCCGTCGTGGGTCCCAGAGGACCCCGCTCCGGCCCGGTGGTGGGGTTGTCTTCGGCCCCAAGCCGAGGGATTGGAGCATCAAGATTAATCGGAAGGAAAAGCGGCTGGCGATATCGACAGCGATGTCGAGTGCGGCAGTGAACACGATTGTAGTTGAAGATTTCTCAGATAAGTTCGATAAACCGAAGACCAAGGAGTTCATTTCTGCTATGAAAAGGTGGGGGATCGATCCGAAAGAGAAATCAATGTTTCTGATGACAGAAGTTCCGGATAATGTGAGGTTATCGAGTAGAAACATCGGAACTTTAAAGATGTTGACGCCAAGGACTTTGAATTTGTTCGATATATTGAATTCAGACAAGCTGGTGCTGACGCAGGAGACAGTGGATTATTTGAATAGAATGTATGCGGTTGAAGCCATCGGTGAAGAAgctgatgatgaagaagaatatgaagATGGTGATGAAG GGTTGGAGGCAGCAGATGAGAATTCTGATGTAACAGAGTGA
- the LOC117916179 gene encoding 50S ribosomal protein L4, chloroplastic isoform X1 → MATTATSPSISFFSSSIFGSSSRQNPNFLSTFKPNSFLKPLKPLSVRSDLVAIPILSFTGEKVGETQLNLKSAPLDTARAVVHRGIITDLQNRRRGTASTLTRGEVRGGGKKPYPQKKTGRARRGSQRTPLRPGGGVVFGPKPRDWSIKINRKEKRLAISTAMSSAAVNTIVVEDFSDKFDKPKTKEFISAMKRWGIDPKEKSMFLMTEVPDNVRLSSRNIGTLKMLTPRTLNLFDILNSDKLVLTQETVDYLNRMYAVEAIGEEADDEEEYEDGDEVGQCGLFAATGTCNSAHYLGPIQF, encoded by the exons ATGGCGACCACGGCAACGTCGCCGTCGATTTCATTCTTCTCATCCTCAATCTTCGGAAGCTCCTCTCGCCAGAACCCTAATTTCCTCTCTACATTCAAACCTAATTCTTTTCTCAAACCCCTCAAACCTCTCTCTGTTCGCTCCGACCTCGTCGCCATTCCCATACTCTCTTTCACAGGAGAAAAAGTTGGCGAGACTCAACTCAATCTCAAATCTGCTCCTCTCGACACTGCCCGCGCCGTCGTCCACCGTGGCATCATCACCGACCTGCAAAACCGCCGCCGCGGCACCGCCTCCACCCTCACCCGCGGAGAGGTCCGGGGAGGCGGCAAAAAGCCCTACCCCCAGAAGAAGACCGGCCGCGCCCGTCGTGGGTCCCAGAGGACCCCGCTCCGGCCCGGTGGTGGGGTTGTCTTCGGCCCCAAGCCGAGGGATTGGAGCATCAAGATTAATCGGAAGGAAAAGCGGCTGGCGATATCGACAGCGATGTCGAGTGCGGCAGTGAACACGATTGTAGTTGAAGATTTCTCAGATAAGTTCGATAAACCGAAGACCAAGGAGTTCATTTCTGCTATGAAAAGGTGGGGGATCGATCCGAAAGAGAAATCAATGTTTCTGATGACAGAAGTTCCGGATAATGTGAGGTTATCGAGTAGAAACATCGGAACTTTAAAGATGTTGACGCCAAGGACTTTGAATTTGTTCGATATATTGAATTCAGACAAGCTGGTGCTGACGCAGGAGACAGTGGATTATTTGAATAGAATGTATGCGGTTGAAGCCATCGGTGAAGAAgctgatgatgaagaagaatatgaagATGGTGATGAAG TTGGTCAATGCGGATTATTTGCTGCTACTGGAACCTGCAATTCTGCACATTATCTTGGACCAATACAATTCTAA
- the LOC117916212 gene encoding phosphomethylpyrimidine synthase, chloroplastic, giving the protein MASVHTTLTSLLCKNGNHSAPAKFPGTAFLPGFDGVGHVSKKGLCLTFMSSGPRATLTSDPPKTNSEKTKQRKGTVDPSAPDFEPHPTFEQCFPRSSKEYREVIHEPSGHVLKVPFRRIHLSGDEPNFDTYDTSGPQDISPRAGLPKLRKEWIDRREKLGGPRYTQMYYAKQGIITEEMLFCAAREKLEPEFVRSEVARGRAIIPSNKKHLELEPMIVGRNFLVKVNANIGNSAVASSIEEEVYKVQWATTWGADTVMDLSTGRHIHETREWILRNSAVPVGTVPIYQALEKVNGIAEDLTWEVFRDTLIEQAEQGVDYFTIHAGVLLRYIPLTANRMTGIVSRGGSIHAKWCLAYHKENFAYEHWDEILDICNQYDISLSIGDGLRPGSIYDANDPAQFAELLTQGELTRRAWEKDVQVMNEGPGHIPMHKIPENMQKQLEWCNEAPFYTLGPLTTDIAPGYDHITSAIGAANIGALGTALLCYVTPKEHLGLPNRDDVKAGVIAYKIAAHAADLAKGHPHAQAWDDALSKARFEFRWMDQFALSLDPMTAMAFHDETLPSEGAKVAHFCSMCGPKFCSMKITEDVRKYAEEHGYGSAEEAVQQGMDAMSAEFLAAKKTVSGEQYGEIGGEIYLPTSANSSSQRNS; this is encoded by the exons ATGGCATCGGTGCATACTACCTTGACATCACTTTTGTGCAAGAATGGAAACCATTCTGCTCCTGCAAAATTTCCAGGCACTGCCTTCTTGCCTGGGTTTGATGGGGTTGGGCATGTTTCAAAGAAAGGACTATGCCTCACTTTCATGAGCTCTGGCCCTAGGGCTACTTTAACATCTGATCCCCCAAAAACCAATTCAGAGAAAACCAAACAAAGGAAGGGCACAGTTGATCCTTCGGCTCCTGACTTTGAGCCTCATCCAACCTTTGAGCAATGTTTTCCAAGGAGTTCCAAAGAATACAG GGAGGTTATTCATGAACCATCTGGACATGTACTCAAAGTTCCCTTTCGACGAATTCATTTGAGTGGGGATGAACCAAACTTTGACACCTATGACACAAGTGGTCCTCAAGACATTAGTCCACGTGCTG GACTCCCTAAATTGCGAAAAGAATGGATTGACAGGCGAGAGAAATTGGGTGGACCACGATACACACAGATGTACTATGCTAAGCAAGGAATTATAACCGAGGAAATGTTGTTCTGCGCTGCCCGTGAGAAGCTTGAGCCAGAGTTTGTGAGATCTGAGGTTGCCCGTGGGCGGGCAATCATCCCGTCCAACAAAAAGCACTTGGAGTTGGAGCCTATGATAGTTGGAAGAAATTTCTTGGTCAAAGTTAATGCAAATATTGGAAACTCTGCTGTTGCTAGCTCCATTGAGGAAGAAGTTTACAAGGTTCAATGGGCCACAACATGGGGTGCCGACACTGTTATGGATCTTTCTACTGGGCGCCACATCCATGAGACCCGTGAGTGGATCCTACGTAACTCTGCTGTACCAGTGGGGACAGTTCCCATCTATCAAGCACTTGAAAAAGTGAATGGAATTGCTGAAGATCTTACTTGGGAAGTATTCAGAGACACCCTGATTGAACAAGCTGAGCAGGGGGTTGATTACTTCACAATACATGCTGGAGTTCTGCTTCGTTATATTCCATTAACAGCAAATCGCATGACTGGAATTGTCTCTCGTGGAGgatcaattcatgcaaaatggTGCTTAGCTTATCATAAGGAGAACTTTGCATATGAGCACTGGGATGAAATACTTGACATCTGTAATCAATATGACATCTCATTGTCAATAGGTGATGGGCTCAGACCCGGGTCCATTTATGATGCCAACGATCCTGCTCAGTTTGCAGAGCTTTTAACTCAAGGAGAACTAACTCGCAGAGCATGGGAAAAGGATGTACAG GTGATGAATGAAGGGCCTGGACATATTCCAATGCATAAAATCCCAGAAAACATGCAAAAACAGCTGGAGTGGTGTAACGAAGCACCTTTCTACACTCTTGGCCCTTTAACAACTGATATTGCTCCAGGATATGATCATATCACCTCTGCCATTGGTGCTGCCAACATAGGGGCTCTTGGTACTGCACTTCTCTGTTATGTAACACCAAAAGAACACCTTGGGTTGCCAAACCGGGATGATGTCAAGGCTGGGGTCATAGCTTATAAGATAGCTGCTCATGCAGCTGATTTAGCCAAAGGTCACCCCCATGCTCAAGCCTGGGATGATGCTCTAAGCAAAGCAAGATTTGAGTTCCGATGGATGGACCAGTTTGCTTTGTCATTGGACCCCATGACAGCTATGGCCTTCCATGATGAAACCCTGCCATCAGAAGGTGCCAAAGTGGCACATTTTTGCTCTATGTGTGGGCCTAAGTTCTGTTCAATGAAGATAACAGAGGATGTGCGCAAATATGCTGAGGAGCATGGCTATGGAAGTGCTGAGGAAGCTGTGCAGCAAGGAATGGATGCTATGAGTGCTGAATTTCTTGCTGCTAAGAAAACTGTCAGTGGGGAACAATATGGTGAAATTGGTGGAGAAATCTACTTGCCAACAAGTGCAAATAGCTCCTCGCAGAG GAACTCGTGA
- the LOC117916177 gene encoding protein SRC2-like, translating to MATSRIQPPPPPPQSKLMDLDVTIVSAKHLKNVNWRNGDLKPYAIFWVDPERRFATKPDDCGSTRPVWNEHFSIPINTPPYDSVFTLEIFHSKPSETPKPLVGVLRFPIKDLVDSDESANSIRTLELRRPSGRPNGKIRIKLALRERPPPTPDYHIAPQSSYYYSSAPPPPPPARDYRGFSSSPYTTHPPPPAPAPSSAAPYSYGGYSDPYSGYYGYYSQQPPVPPPRPFFDRPSNYGVPGGPSAPVDYSAYEHKPKASGKMGLGTGLAVGAVAGALGGLALEEGIKYEEEKAADRVENDLAARDDYSDYHRSEY from the coding sequence ATGGCCACCTCAAGAATTCAGCctccgccgccgccgccgcagTCGAAGCTTATGGACCTCGATGTCACCATCGTCTCCGCAAAGCATCTCAAAAACGTCAACTGGCGCAACGGGGACCTCAAACCCTACGCCATCTTCTGGGTTGACCCGGAACGCCGATTTGCTACCAAACCCGACGACTGTGGATCAACTCGGCCGGTTTGGAATGAGCACTTCTCCATCCCCATCAACACCCCTCCCTATGACTCCGTCTTCACTCTCGAGATTTTTCACTCCAAGCCCTCCGAAACCCCCAAACCGCTTGTGGGTGTTCTTCGATTTCCGATCAAGGACCTGGTTGACTCGGACGAGTCAGCCAACTCCATAAGGACGCTTGAACTTCGACGTCCTTCCGGCCGTCCCAACGGCAAGATCCGGATAAAGCTCGCCCTCCGTGAGAGGCCGCCACCGACGCCAGATTACCATATTGCCCCCCAATCGAGCTATTATTACTCCAGtgcccctccccctccccctcctgCGCGCGACTACAGGGGATTCTCGTCCTCGCCCTACACCACCCATCCTCCCCCTCCGGCGCCGGCCCCATCCTCCGCTGCGCCGTACTCGTACGGCGGGTACTCCGACCCATATTCTGGGTACTATGGTTATTATTCGCAGCAGCCACCCGTACCGCCGCCTAGGCCGTTCTTCGATCGACCGTCCAATTACGGCGTTCCAGGTGGGCCATCGGCGCCGGTGGATTACTCGGCGTACGAACACAAGCCAAAGGCTAGTGGGAAGATGGGTCTCGGCACTGGTTTGGCCGTCGGCGCTGTTGCCGGTGCACTCGGGGGGCTAGCTTTGGAGGAAGGGATCAAGTACGAGGAGGAGAAGGCTGCAGATAGAGTGGAAAATGACTTGGCGGCAAGGGATGATTACAGTGATTATCATCGCAGTGAGTATTGA